The following are encoded together in the Anaerolineae bacterium genome:
- a CDS encoding ABC transporter ATP-binding protein, with protein sequence MAQEADAFYNGYVVETQNLWRIYKVGSREVQALRGVNLTIEPGYFVALKGRSGSGKTTLLNCIGGLDRPTSGVVRVFGQEIAQMNDGQLTQWRRERVGFIFQSFGLLPTLSAYENVELMLRIAGVRGKERHERTLYCLNLVGLGKWIHHRPYEMSGGQQQRVAIARALANSPQLILADEPTGELDSVTAREILALFRRIVEEEHVTMLMASHDPLVDEYVDYILQLRDGQIVEQN encoded by the coding sequence ATGGCGCAAGAGGCGGACGCGTTCTACAACGGTTACGTGGTCGAGACGCAGAATCTGTGGCGCATATACAAAGTGGGCTCGCGTGAGGTCCAGGCGCTGCGTGGCGTAAATCTCACCATTGAGCCCGGCTATTTCGTGGCCCTCAAAGGGCGATCGGGCAGCGGCAAGACCACGTTGCTCAACTGTATCGGAGGGCTTGACCGTCCTACCTCCGGCGTGGTGCGCGTGTTTGGGCAGGAGATTGCCCAGATGAACGACGGCCAGCTCACCCAGTGGCGACGGGAGCGAGTGGGCTTCATCTTTCAGTCGTTTGGCTTGCTCCCCACTCTCTCCGCCTATGAGAACGTCGAGCTAATGCTGCGAATCGCTGGGGTGCGCGGCAAGGAGCGCCACGAACGCACGCTCTATTGCTTGAATCTGGTGGGCTTGGGCAAGTGGATCCATCACCGTCCGTATGAGATGTCGGGCGGACAGCAACAGCGCGTCGCCATCGCCCGTGCCCTGGCCAACAGCCCTCAACTGATCCTAGCTGATGAACCTACCGGAGAGCTGGACAGTGTCACCGCGCGCGAGATCCTTGCCCTTTTCCGCCGGATTGTGGAGGAAGAGCATGTGACCATGCTGATGGCCTCGCACGATCCGCTCGTGGACGAGTATGTGGATTATATCTTACAACTGAGGGACGGCCAGATCGTTGAGCAGAACTAG
- a CDS encoding S8 family serine peptidase, with protein MPKFIALRKVPRAQMMRTTASVEERRSFLIKDSQFSERAKALRALGLHQIRPEERSLVAIQSFQRLGFVGAYIVDTPNPQMAEQAREILEPAYQIVPDIQLALPQPVRARSHLGRPRRRPHWPAESGVSIAHRNGATGQGVLVGVLDTGCDADHLELRDKRIEFRYVPLDPSSEAVRACRGFDTDGHGTHVCGIIAGQNVGIAPAAELMVASVIESEMLKTSLERIIVALDWMLSQFRREENLSKPIIINMSLGFRPEWISGAEYQAVIQGMRLILSTLVEDFDVLPVVAIGNDGPGVVRAPGYFPEALSVGAVDFHLRPASFSGGGLSPLTGEPEPKIVGYGVNIVSSFERDIERRSLYARMSGTSMAAPYVAGIAALLASANPGLQGHALRQHLIEQAMPLTAPPNRVGVGLARFV; from the coding sequence GTGCCCAAGTTCATCGCTTTGCGTAAAGTGCCACGTGCCCAGATGATGAGGACAACGGCGTCGGTCGAGGAAAGACGCTCTTTTCTAATCAAAGATTCCCAGTTCTCTGAGCGGGCTAAAGCGCTGCGCGCGCTGGGCCTTCACCAGATCAGGCCGGAGGAACGAAGCCTGGTGGCTATACAGAGCTTTCAACGGCTAGGATTCGTGGGCGCTTATATCGTGGACACCCCTAATCCTCAGATGGCCGAGCAGGCCAGGGAAATCCTTGAGCCCGCTTACCAGATCGTGCCTGACATTCAGCTGGCCTTGCCGCAGCCTGTCCGCGCTCGAAGTCATCTTGGACGCCCACGCCGGCGTCCTCACTGGCCGGCTGAAAGCGGCGTTTCCATCGCCCACCGGAACGGCGCGACTGGTCAAGGAGTGCTGGTCGGGGTGCTGGATACCGGCTGTGACGCCGATCATCTTGAACTGCGCGATAAGCGGATCGAATTCCGTTATGTGCCACTCGACCCCTCTAGTGAGGCCGTGCGCGCCTGCCGCGGGTTCGACACAGATGGACATGGCACGCACGTGTGTGGCATCATCGCCGGCCAAAACGTTGGGATCGCTCCAGCGGCGGAGCTAATGGTGGCCTCGGTGATCGAGAGTGAGATGCTCAAAACCAGCCTAGAGCGCATCATCGTGGCGCTCGATTGGATGCTATCGCAGTTCCGACGAGAGGAGAACCTGAGCAAGCCCATCATCATCAACATGTCCTTGGGATTCCGGCCAGAGTGGATCAGCGGGGCTGAATACCAGGCCGTCATTCAGGGGATGAGGCTTATCCTCTCAACCCTGGTGGAGGATTTCGATGTGCTTCCTGTGGTGGCCATTGGGAATGATGGACCTGGCGTCGTGCGGGCGCCAGGCTACTTCCCTGAAGCGCTCTCAGTGGGAGCTGTGGATTTTCACCTGAGGCCGGCCTCCTTCAGCGGTGGTGGTCTGTCCCCTTTGACAGGAGAGCCAGAGCCGAAAATCGTAGGATATGGGGTCAACATCGTCTCCAGCTTCGAGCGGGACATCGAGCGGCGCAGCCTGTATGCTCGTATGAGCGGCACCAGCATGGCCGCTCCCTACGTCGCGGGGATCGCAGCGTTGCTTGCTTCAGCCAACCCCGGGTTGCAAGGCCATGCGCTTCGACAACACCTCATCGAGCAGGCAATGCCCCTGACCGCGCCGCCGAATCGGGTTGGTGTCGGATTAGCGAGGTTCGTATGA
- a CDS encoding ABC transporter permease produces MGVFLRIWAIFVVAAKRLFSQRGLALATTLGLIAAVALTMSVPLYADAVYYRILREELSRGTETQSGLVTRPPFAFMFRYLGAWHGAVQWEDVQPLDTYMTQQAGSALGLPQKLLVRHFKTNNFRLFPQEDIAYADTKQPLAWVSFAFVSGLEDHITILEGSFPAVTEPSQDSTVDVLISEARALELGLQVGETYIAFDRRSAQQGRTIQIPVRIAGIWKATDPREEFWFYNPAALDDLLLVPEATFLGRISPYLDDEVYLGLWYLVMDGSDVHASDAAPLLARITATRQRVSSLLPNTSLDVSPVDALQKYERSAGILTILLYAFSVPIIGLILAFIGLVVGLAVGRQRNEIAVLRSRGATATQVVGIAALEGLLLGAAALAIGSPTGEMIAHVIGKARSFLNFTLESDLRVGMTMATLRFGVMAVGLALVAQVVPTIGAARHTIVTYKQERARALRPPWWQRAWLDGLLLIPAGYGAYLLRQQGSIALPVGGTIVNDPFQNPLLFLVPALGIFALTLFLLRILPMLMEGIAWVAAHLGGVGTLLAARHLSRTPGFYSAPLVLLVLTLSLSAFTASLAQTLDNHLYDQMYYRVGADMSLVELGESTEQEGGMFAAFGGGQGGEGQAQGTTPPEEEQGPRWLFLPVSEHLKVPGVLAAARVGRYAASTRLSGGTQTGTFIGVDRVDFTQVAFWRHDFAPASLGALMNALAVAPEGVLVPRAFMAQHALNVGDTIRVTVDTYGQRNELDMKVVGGIDLFPTWYPEEGPLFVGNLDYLFERAGGQFPYDVWLKVDPEADFNQVVEGVRALNLRVLDWDAALLEVAKEQRRPERQGLFGLLSVGFGAAALLTVLGFLLYALFSFRRRFIELGILRAIGLSSGQMTAFLAWELAFLILIGLIAGTGLGAWVSELFIPYLQVGTGPSARVPPFLVEIAWPAIFRIYALFGLLFLVALIALVALLLRMKIFQAVKLGETA; encoded by the coding sequence ATGGGTGTATTCCTTCGGATATGGGCGATCTTTGTGGTCGCCGCCAAACGCCTTTTCTCCCAGCGTGGGCTGGCGCTCGCAACCACGCTAGGGTTGATCGCGGCCGTCGCGCTCACCATGAGTGTCCCTCTCTACGCAGACGCAGTCTATTACCGCATCCTGCGTGAGGAGCTGTCCAGGGGAACTGAGACACAAAGCGGGCTGGTCACTCGTCCGCCGTTTGCCTTCATGTTCCGCTACCTGGGTGCGTGGCATGGCGCCGTCCAATGGGAGGACGTTCAGCCGCTGGACACGTACATGACCCAGCAGGCCGGATCAGCGCTGGGCCTGCCGCAGAAGTTGTTGGTGCGGCACTTCAAGACCAACAACTTCCGCCTGTTCCCACAGGAGGACATCGCCTACGCGGACACCAAACAGCCGCTAGCCTGGGTGAGTTTCGCCTTCGTCAGTGGCTTGGAAGATCACATCACTATCCTAGAGGGCAGCTTCCCAGCGGTCACAGAGCCATCGCAAGACAGCACGGTGGATGTGCTTATCAGCGAAGCGCGCGCGCTGGAACTGGGCCTACAGGTTGGCGAGACGTATATCGCCTTCGACCGTCGTAGTGCCCAGCAAGGGCGGACCATTCAGATCCCGGTGCGGATCGCCGGCATCTGGAAAGCCACAGATCCCCGGGAGGAGTTCTGGTTTTACAACCCGGCGGCGCTAGATGATCTGCTGCTGGTGCCAGAAGCGACTTTCCTGGGGCGGATCAGCCCATATCTGGACGACGAGGTGTATTTGGGGCTATGGTACCTGGTAATGGATGGCTCGGACGTGCACGCCAGCGATGCGGCGCCCCTCCTGGCCCGGATCACTGCGACCCGCCAGCGCGTCTCCTCGCTGCTTCCCAACACCAGCCTCGATGTGTCGCCAGTGGATGCCCTGCAGAAGTATGAGCGCTCAGCCGGGATCTTGACTATCCTGCTCTACGCGTTCAGCGTCCCCATTATCGGCCTGATCCTGGCCTTCATCGGCCTGGTGGTGGGGTTAGCAGTCGGGCGGCAGCGCAACGAGATCGCCGTATTGCGCAGCCGTGGCGCTACGGCGACGCAGGTGGTCGGGATTGCAGCTTTGGAGGGATTGTTGCTAGGCGCAGCAGCGTTAGCCATCGGCTCCCCCACTGGCGAGATGATCGCCCACGTGATCGGAAAGGCGCGTAGCTTCTTGAATTTCACCCTCGAATCGGACTTACGGGTGGGCATGACGATGGCGACGTTGCGCTTTGGCGTGATGGCGGTGGGACTGGCGCTAGTGGCCCAGGTAGTGCCCACCATCGGCGCGGCGCGGCACACCATCGTCACCTACAAACAGGAACGGGCGCGCGCCCTGCGGCCGCCGTGGTGGCAACGGGCCTGGCTAGACGGGCTGCTGCTCATCCCGGCCGGCTACGGCGCCTATTTGCTGCGCCAGCAGGGGAGCATCGCGCTACCGGTGGGCGGCACCATTGTCAACGACCCGTTCCAGAACCCGCTGCTGTTCTTGGTGCCGGCGCTGGGCATCTTCGCGCTCACGCTCTTCCTGTTGCGTATCCTCCCGATGCTCATGGAGGGGATCGCCTGGGTAGCGGCTCATCTCGGAGGGGTGGGGACCTTGCTGGCGGCCCGCCATCTCTCCCGCACACCAGGTTTCTACTCGGCACCGCTGGTGCTGTTGGTGCTAACGCTCAGCCTCTCTGCGTTCACCGCTTCGCTGGCGCAGACGCTTGATAACCATCTGTACGACCAAATGTACTACCGAGTCGGCGCGGACATGAGCCTGGTAGAGCTGGGCGAGAGCACCGAGCAGGAGGGCGGCATGTTTGCAGCCTTCGGCGGGGGACAGGGCGGGGAAGGCCAGGCACAGGGCACTACGCCTCCTGAGGAGGAGCAAGGCCCGCGCTGGCTGTTCTTGCCGGTGTCAGAGCATCTGAAGGTGCCAGGCGTATTGGCGGCCGCCCGGGTGGGAAGGTATGCTGCCTCGACGCGGCTGAGCGGCGGGACCCAAACCGGCACATTTATCGGCGTGGACCGGGTGGATTTCACTCAGGTCGCCTTTTGGCGGCACGACTTCGCGCCGGCTTCTTTGGGCGCGCTGATGAACGCGCTGGCCGTCGCCCCTGAGGGTGTGCTGGTCCCGCGCGCCTTTATGGCCCAGCACGCGCTCAACGTGGGGGATACCATCCGAGTCACGGTGGACACGTATGGGCAGCGCAACGAATTGGATATGAAGGTCGTGGGGGGAATAGACCTCTTCCCCACTTGGTATCCAGAGGAAGGGCCGCTCTTCGTGGGAAACCTGGACTATCTGTTTGAGCGAGCTGGCGGGCAGTTCCCCTATGACGTGTGGCTGAAGGTAGACCCGGAAGCGGACTTTAACCAGGTCGTCGAAGGGGTACGGGCTCTCAACTTGCGGGTGTTGGATTGGGACGCAGCCTTGCTCGAGGTAGCTAAGGAACAACGACGTCCAGAACGTCAGGGATTGTTCGGTCTGCTCTCGGTGGGGTTCGGAGCTGCTGCGTTACTGACGGTGCTCGGCTTTCTGCTCTACGCCCTCTTCTCGTTCCGTCGTCGCTTCATCGAGCTGGGCATCCTGCGGGCGATCGGCCTATCATCGGGGCAGATGACAGCTTTTCTGGCCTGGGAGCTGGCCTTTCTCATCCTGATCGGGCTGATCGCTGGCACTGGCTTGGGCGCGTGGGTCAGCGAGCTGTTCATTCCTTATCTCCAGGTAGGGACTGGGCCGTCGGCGCGCGTGCCGCCCTTCCTGGTGGAGATCGCCTGGCCGGCCATCTTCCGCATCTATGCCCTGTTTGGGCTACTGTTTTTGGTAGCGCTGATCGCGTTAGTGGCCCTGCTCCTGCGAATGAAGATCTTCCAGGCCGTGAAATTGGGTGAGACAGCGTAA
- a CDS encoding GNAT family N-acetyltransferase: MSAQAVHVRPIHTPKERLAFITFPWEVYRGDPNWVPPLISERRAFLDPARNPSFQHMDCQLFVAERNGRIVGTIAAFINYRHNEFHNERIGFFGFFETIPDYTVAEALLSTACDWVRAHGMTAIRGPANFSTNDEVGMLVDGFDSPPVILMTYNPCYYPEFVERFGFRKAQDLLAYHIDIEIFREHPEQAPAKLLRVVEKIRQRGDFTVRRVDFRRLPEEVERFKAVYNSAWEKNWGFVPLTDAEIDHMAKNLKQIIDPAIVFIAEAEGRPIGVILPLPDLNQPLRLAYPRPDVPEWWTLLKFFWHWKMRRRVTLIRVIAMGVIEPYRTRGVDAVMYYEMGKAALERGYKEVEMSWILESNTVTNNTIKALGGRHYKTYRIYEKTLP, encoded by the coding sequence ATGTCTGCTCAGGCTGTCCACGTCCGTCCTATCCACACGCCTAAAGAGCGTCTGGCTTTCATCACCTTTCCGTGGGAGGTGTACCGAGGCGATCCGAACTGGGTACCGCCCCTGATCAGCGAGCGTCGAGCCTTTCTCGACCCCGCGCGCAATCCCTCGTTTCAGCATATGGACTGTCAGTTGTTCGTAGCCGAGCGGAACGGGCGCATAGTAGGGACAATCGCTGCATTTATTAACTATCGCCACAATGAGTTCCACAATGAACGGATTGGCTTCTTCGGCTTTTTTGAGACGATCCCGGATTATACGGTTGCCGAGGCATTGCTCTCTACCGCTTGTGACTGGGTTCGCGCGCATGGCATGACCGCCATTCGGGGGCCGGCCAACTTTAGCACGAACGATGAGGTCGGCATGTTGGTAGACGGCTTCGACTCCCCGCCTGTTATCCTCATGACCTATAATCCCTGCTACTACCCGGAATTTGTGGAGCGCTTTGGCTTCCGCAAAGCCCAGGATCTGTTGGCTTATCATATTGACATCGAGATCTTTCGAGAGCATCCCGAGCAAGCGCCGGCCAAGTTGCTGCGCGTGGTCGAGAAGATCCGACAACGGGGTGATTTCACAGTCCGTCGCGTCGATTTCAGACGGCTGCCTGAGGAGGTCGAGCGGTTTAAGGCGGTTTACAACTCGGCCTGGGAGAAGAACTGGGGCTTCGTCCCCCTCACCGACGCCGAGATTGATCATATGGCGAAAAATCTAAAACAGATCATTGATCCTGCCATCGTCTTCATCGCCGAAGCCGAGGGCCGTCCCATCGGCGTGATCTTGCCCCTGCCCGATCTCAACCAGCCGTTGCGCCTGGCTTACCCTCGGCCGGACGTCCCTGAATGGTGGACCCTGCTCAAGTTCTTCTGGCACTGGAAGATGCGACGCCGGGTCACCCTCATTCGGGTCATAGCAATGGGTGTGATCGAGCCATATCGCACCCGCGGGGTCGATGCGGTCATGTACTACGAGATGGGAAAGGCCGCCCTGGAACGCGGCTACAAAGAAGTCGAGATGTCCTGGATTCTCGAAAGCAATACGGTAACCAACAACACCATTAAGGCCCTGGGAGGCCGCCATTACAAGACATACCGTATCTACGAGAAAACGCTTCCGTAG
- a CDS encoding ATP-binding cassette domain-containing protein has product MAQEPFIICDNLVKIYKVANLEVVALQGLDLVVARGELLGIVGASGSGKSTLMNILGGLDRPSAGRVWVDGYDLLKMSDAALNHYRRSKVGFVWQQGARNLIPYLNALENVELPMTLAGLTGRKKRRRAEELLEAVGLSERRHHYLQQMSGGEQQRVAIAVALANNPSLLLADEPTGEVDSATALTIYKTFQDLNREFGVTTLIVSHDPGLARHVDRVVAIRDGKLASETVRQSAAVFSPDGELLAENGAPAEEIFEELVVLDSAGRLQVPKEYLERFGIKGRARLELTEEGILIRPAPPSAQARATETEVAELIPTARHRRWGLASLLSRWRHDGEAGRKL; this is encoded by the coding sequence ATGGCACAGGAACCTTTCATTATCTGTGATAACCTAGTCAAGATCTACAAGGTCGCCAACCTAGAGGTGGTGGCCTTACAAGGTCTAGACCTGGTCGTGGCTCGCGGTGAATTGCTAGGCATCGTGGGCGCCAGCGGCAGCGGCAAGTCCACGCTCATGAACATCCTGGGAGGCCTCGATCGCCCCTCGGCTGGCCGCGTTTGGGTGGACGGGTATGACCTGCTCAAGATGTCAGATGCGGCCTTGAACCACTACCGCCGTTCAAAGGTGGGCTTCGTCTGGCAACAAGGGGCACGTAACCTGATCCCCTATCTGAATGCCCTGGAGAACGTGGAGCTACCGATGACGCTCGCCGGCCTGACGGGGCGCAAGAAGCGTAGGCGTGCGGAAGAGCTGCTAGAAGCGGTAGGGCTATCCGAGCGTCGGCATCACTACCTCCAGCAGATGTCAGGCGGCGAGCAACAACGCGTGGCCATCGCAGTCGCGCTGGCGAACAACCCATCGCTGCTCCTTGCTGATGAGCCCACTGGCGAGGTGGACTCGGCGACGGCGCTGACCATCTACAAGACGTTCCAGGATCTCAACCGCGAGTTCGGAGTGACGACGCTCATCGTCAGCCACGATCCGGGGCTCGCTCGTCATGTGGATCGGGTCGTCGCCATCCGCGACGGCAAGCTCGCCAGTGAAACAGTACGTCAGTCGGCAGCCGTATTCTCACCTGACGGCGAATTGTTGGCCGAAAACGGCGCTCCGGCGGAGGAGATCTTCGAGGAGCTAGTGGTGTTGGACTCGGCTGGCCGACTGCAGGTGCCCAAGGAGTATCTGGAAAGATTTGGCATCAAGGGACGCGCTCGCCTAGAGTTAACTGAGGAGGGCATCCTGATTCGGCCAGCCCCTCCATCAGCCCAGGCCCGGGCAACGGAGACGGAGGTCGCCGAGTTGATACCGACTGCCAGGCATAGGCGGTGGGGACTGGCCAGCCTTTTGAGCCGTTGGCGGCATGATGGTGAGGCGGGGAGGAAGCTCTAA
- the fabF gene encoding beta-ketoacyl-ACP synthase II: protein MTAKRRRVVVTGLGAVTPLGLDVPTTWSNVLAGRSGVDRITAFDPTPYKTQIAAEVKDFDPTRYLEAREARRLDRFTHFAVAASQEAVADACLDLSAEDPRRVGIMIGSALGGIQTLLREYEVLQTRGPRRVNPFFIPAMLIDTAAGQVAIQFGVRGPNMAIVSACATGNGVIGEAAEIIRRGDADVILAGGSEAAVHPIALAGLNVMGALSTRNDEPQRASRPFDAQRDGFVIGEGAAILVLESLEHAQQRGARIYAEVLSYSATADAFHLAQPAEDNAGAIEAMQNALCRAGLPPEAVQYINAHGTSTLLNDRSETAAIKRVFGEHAYRLAVSSTKSMTGHLLGAAGALEAVLCVKALQDRVLPPTINYEFPDPECDLDYVPNQARPAFDLEIVASNAFGLGGHNACLLLRRWDGT, encoded by the coding sequence GTGACGGCAAAGCGTCGACGCGTCGTTGTGACAGGCTTAGGGGCGGTCACACCTCTAGGGCTAGATGTACCTACCACCTGGTCGAACGTACTGGCTGGACGGTCAGGCGTAGATCGGATCACGGCCTTTGATCCGACGCCTTATAAAACCCAGATCGCAGCTGAGGTGAAGGATTTCGACCCCACTCGTTACCTGGAAGCGCGGGAGGCGCGTCGGCTGGATCGTTTTACCCATTTCGCAGTGGCGGCCAGCCAGGAAGCAGTAGCCGATGCGTGCCTGGATCTCTCGGCAGAGGACCCGCGTCGGGTGGGCATCATGATTGGTTCGGCGTTGGGCGGCATTCAGACGTTGCTACGTGAGTACGAGGTATTGCAAACCCGAGGCCCTCGCCGGGTGAACCCCTTCTTCATCCCAGCGATGCTGATTGACACGGCGGCTGGACAGGTGGCGATTCAGTTTGGTGTGCGCGGCCCCAACATGGCGATCGTGTCCGCGTGCGCTACCGGAAATGGCGTCATTGGCGAAGCGGCCGAGATTATCCGCCGCGGCGACGCCGACGTGATCCTGGCAGGCGGGAGTGAAGCCGCCGTCCACCCCATTGCGCTGGCCGGTTTGAACGTGATGGGCGCGCTCTCCACTCGCAATGACGAACCGCAGCGGGCCTCGCGCCCTTTCGATGCTCAACGCGATGGATTCGTCATCGGCGAGGGGGCAGCGATCCTGGTCCTTGAGTCGCTGGAGCACGCGCAACAGCGTGGCGCTCGCATTTACGCCGAGGTGCTCTCCTACTCCGCCACCGCCGACGCGTTTCATCTGGCCCAACCGGCCGAAGACAACGCCGGAGCCATTGAGGCGATGCAGAACGCCCTATGTCGGGCAGGCTTACCTCCTGAAGCAGTGCAATACATCAACGCACACGGCACATCTACCTTGCTGAACGATCGCAGTGAAACGGCCGCGATCAAGCGTGTCTTCGGCGAGCATGCCTATCGTCTGGCCGTATCATCTACCAAATCTATGACTGGCCATTTGCTCGGTGCAGCAGGGGCCTTGGAAGCGGTCCTGTGCGTCAAAGCGCTGCAGGATCGCGTGCTCCCTCCCACCATCAACTATGAATTCCCAGATCCTGAGTGTGATCTGGATTATGTGCCCAACCAGGCTCGCCCAGCGTTTGATTTAGAGATCGTAGCCTCTAACGCGTTTGGGCTGGGGGGACACAATGCCTGTCTGCTCTTACGTCGCTGGGATGGGACTTGA
- a CDS encoding NUDIX hydrolase, which yields MPTERYPRPSMTVDVVVWAARQRQPYVLLIRRRHWPYEGHWALPGGFIEITETLEQAARRELAEETGLVEIPLEPIQPFDAPNRDPRQRVITMAFLAVLCEQEANAALRAGDDASDIRWWPMAELPPLAFDHDRIIAAARGHLRRRLLGEDLGRRLLPETFTAAELRQAFTALLGEPITAQPVLRLLRAAGVIEPVAAGSYRYRQPPNAPWPYF from the coding sequence TTGCCGACAGAGAGATATCCTCGCCCTTCGATGACCGTGGACGTGGTCGTGTGGGCCGCACGGCAGAGACAGCCTTATGTGCTGCTAATCCGGCGACGCCATTGGCCTTATGAGGGACACTGGGCGCTGCCGGGCGGTTTCATCGAAATCACAGAAACGCTGGAACAAGCCGCTCGCCGTGAACTGGCCGAAGAGACCGGGCTTGTTGAGATTCCCCTTGAGCCGATACAACCGTTTGATGCGCCAAACCGCGATCCCCGCCAACGGGTGATCACTATGGCTTTTCTGGCCGTGCTATGTGAGCAGGAGGCCAACGCTGCGCTGCGAGCCGGCGATGACGCCAGCGATATCCGCTGGTGGCCAATGGCGGAACTCCCGCCGCTAGCCTTTGATCACGACCGAATCATTGCGGCGGCACGCGGGCATTTACGACGTCGGCTGTTGGGCGAGGACCTGGGACGTCGCCTATTGCCCGAGACCTTCACGGCTGCTGAGCTGCGCCAGGCTTTCACAGCCCTCTTGGGGGAGCCGATCACAGCGCAGCCTGTGTTGCGCCTGTTGCGCGCCGCCGGTGTGATTGAGCCGGTAGCGGCTGGGAGCTATCGCTACCGGCAGCCTCCTAACGCGCCCTGGCCGTACTTTTAG
- a CDS encoding class II D-tagatose-bisphosphate aldolase, non-catalytic subunit, protein MLTLNELVRKIIRLREKGQAQITLLAVCPNSAAVLEAAVQVAAHNHMPMLFAATLNQVDRDGGYTGWTPAQFVQQIQAMARKYGWTGPLYPCLDHGGPWLKDHHTLQRLSLEETMAEVKRSLTACLEAGYQLLHIDPTVDRTLPPGQTIAIETVVARTLELIAYAEAERQRLGLPPVAYEVGTEEVHGGLVDFANFEAFLSGLRAGLETRGLLHAWPCFIVGKVGTDLHTTDFDPLVASRLYELVAPLGSLIKGHYTDWVANPEAYPATGMGGANVGPEFTAAEYLALAELSAKEADLCRARPGIEPSNFMAVLEQAVIDSGRWRKWLLPEEQGCAFAELSAERRAWLVQTGSRYIWTQPSVLTAREMLYRNLSLVLPDPHRVVVDRIAQVMEKYVVAFHLFDSLTLFEQA, encoded by the coding sequence ATGTTGACGCTTAACGAGCTCGTTCGCAAGATCATTCGGCTGCGAGAGAAAGGCCAAGCGCAGATCACCCTGTTGGCTGTCTGCCCTAACTCGGCTGCGGTGCTGGAGGCGGCTGTCCAGGTGGCTGCCCACAATCATATGCCTATGTTATTCGCTGCCACGTTGAACCAGGTGGACCGCGATGGCGGCTATACTGGTTGGACGCCGGCCCAATTCGTCCAGCAGATCCAAGCGATGGCCCGCAAGTATGGCTGGACTGGGCCGCTCTATCCATGCTTGGACCACGGCGGCCCATGGCTTAAGGATCACCATACGCTTCAGCGGCTTTCGTTAGAGGAGACGATGGCTGAGGTCAAGCGCAGCCTGACAGCCTGTCTAGAGGCCGGCTACCAATTGCTGCACATTGACCCCACGGTGGATCGCACGCTGCCCCCTGGACAGACGATCGCCATCGAGACCGTGGTGGCGCGCACGCTGGAGCTGATCGCGTACGCCGAGGCTGAGCGACAGCGGCTAGGGTTGCCCCCTGTGGCCTACGAGGTGGGAACCGAAGAGGTACACGGTGGATTGGTGGACTTTGCCAACTTTGAGGCGTTTCTAAGCGGCCTGCGCGCTGGCCTAGAGACACGTGGCTTGTTGCACGCCTGGCCCTGCTTCATTGTGGGCAAGGTAGGAACCGACCTGCACACCACGGACTTCGATCCTCTCGTAGCCAGCCGGCTGTATGAGCTCGTGGCGCCGCTGGGATCGCTTATCAAGGGGCATTACACTGACTGGGTAGCCAATCCGGAGGCCTATCCGGCCACCGGGATGGGAGGGGCTAACGTCGGACCGGAGTTCACAGCGGCCGAGTACCTGGCGCTAGCTGAACTGTCAGCTAAAGAAGCTGATTTATGTCGCGCCCGTCCTGGCATCGAGCCGTCTAATTTCATGGCTGTGCTGGAACAGGCCGTCATAGATTCCGGCCGCTGGCGGAAGTGGCTACTACCCGAGGAACAGGGCTGTGCCTTTGCGGAGCTCTCGGCGGAGCGGCGCGCATGGCTGGTGCAGACTGGCAGCCGCTACATCTGGACTCAGCCGTCCGTGCTCACGGCCCGAGAGATGCTTTATCGTAACCTGAGCCTCGTCTTGCCCGATCCCCATCGAGTGGTGGTGGACCGCATCGCTCAGGTCATGGAGAAGTACGTGGTTGCCTTCCACCTGTTCGACAGCCTGACACTGTTTGAGCAGGCATAG